In the genome of Cryptomeria japonica chromosome 8, Sugi_1.0, whole genome shotgun sequence, one region contains:
- the LOC131028557 gene encoding glycerol-3-phosphate 2-O-acyltransferase 6 has protein sequence MGIIKQFDVISQCSSEGREGQTVAADLDGTMLRSRSSFPYFMMMARKGGSFLRGMLLWANVPLIWLIYTLVSEEAGIKILIFISLAGLKIRDIELISRTVLPNLYAEDVHPESWRVFSSCGKRYIVTANPRIMVEPFVKNYLGAEKVLGTELQVTRSGRATGFVKKPGVMVGRFKKEAVEAEFGTFAVPDIGMGDRETDHPFMAICKEGYMVPKMKVEAVPKSKLLNHSS, from the exons ATGGGGATCATAAAGCAGTTCGATGTGATAAGCCAATGCAGCTCAGAAGGTCGCGAGGGCCAGACGGTCGCTGCGGATTTGGACGGCACAATGCTCAGATCGAGAAGCTCTTTCCCTTATTTCATGATGATGGCCAGGAAGGGCGGTAGCTTTTTGCGAGGCATGCTTCTTTGGGCTAATGTGCCCTTGATTTGGCTCATCTACACGTTGGTTTCCGAGGAAGCAGGGATcaaaatcctcatcttcatttccTTGGCCGGGCTCAAGATCCGGGACATCGAATTGATTTCCAGAACAGTTTTGCCCAATTTGTATGCAGAGGATGTGCATCCTGAGTCCTGGAGGGTGTTCAGCTCGTGTGGAAAGAGGTATATTGTGACTGCAAATCCACGAATCATGGTGGAGCCCTTTGTGAAGAATTATTTGGGGGCGGAGAAGGTTCTTGGAACGGAGCTCCAGGTTACCAGGTCCGGGCGGGCGACTGGATTTGTGAAGAAGCCTGGGGTTATGGTGGGAAGGTTCAAGAAAGAGGCCGTGGAGGCCGAATTCGGGACTTTTGCTGTTCCTGACATTGGTATGGGTGACCGGGAAACGGATCATCCTTTCATGGCCATCTGCAAG GAGGGTTACATGGTGCCCAAGATGAAGGTGGAGGCGGTCCCCAAGAGTAAGCTTCTGAATCACTCTTCATAG